From Candidatus Bathyarchaeota archaeon, the proteins below share one genomic window:
- a CDS encoding ECF transporter S component — translation MNRKKEKNKHNNSQKEVKAEYDYTKYIFYTSCLSFKDMQINSMKVTLIQITLWAVMAALVCVATLLIRIPNPMGGYFNVGDVMVFVSALTFGPVVGGVAGGIGSSLADIIGFPVFAIPTLFIKGAEGFLAGFITNKKSVFRDIFAVIVAGVEMIVGYFIVEIYLWGPEAALLEIPGNIGQIVIGGLIGIPIAVVLRKRLPQIMRS, via the coding sequence ATGAACCGGAAAAAAGAGAAGAATAAACATAACAACAGCCAAAAAGAGGTTAAAGCTGAATATGACTATACTAAGTACATTTTTTATACGAGTTGCCTCTCATTTAAGGACATGCAAATCAACTCCATGAAAGTAACATTGATTCAAATAACGTTATGGGCAGTCATGGCAGCGCTAGTTTGTGTGGCAACTCTACTCATACGAATTCCGAATCCTATGGGAGGATATTTTAACGTTGGAGATGTGATGGTTTTTGTTAGTGCATTAACCTTCGGGCCTGTTGTTGGCGGTGTTGCTGGAGGAATAGGCTCGTCATTGGCAGATATAATTGGATTTCCGGTATTTGCAATCCCAACTTTGTTCATAAAAGGTGCAGAGGGCTTCCTTGCGGGTTTCATTACGAATAAAAAGAGTGTTTTTCGAGATATATTCGCTGTGATTGTGGCTGGAGTTGAAATGATCGTTGGATATTTCATAGTTGAAATATATCTATGGGGACCAGAGGCCGCATTGTTAGAAATCCCTGGGAATATAGGTCAAATAGTCATTGGAGGGCTTATAGGAATCCCCATAGCTGTAGTTTTACGAAAAAGATTGCCTCAAATTATGCGAAGCTAG